Below is a window of Tolypothrix bouteillei VB521301 DNA.
CCTTGGAGTCAGTAGGCGGGCAGAAAAGTTTCCAACTACGTCACGAAACGTAAAATCTCTAGATTTAACTGTAGTAACGCTGTCTGTGCTTTACACGCCAAGCGGCGAAGGCATGCATCGCAACCAAAAACTAGTATGGGGCGTGCTCTAGTAGCGGGCGTACTTCTGTCTTCATGTACTAGTTACCAAACGCTGAAAATAGATGACGGATAAGTCTAATGATGGGTGCTTCCATTTTTAGCTTGAAGGCTAGTACTTGGGTTTGTTGGAGCGGATTGAAATTGTTGTCGCTGACTAAGATAAGCGATCGCTGTCCATCTGGTAGTTTATCACCAAGGGTGAAACCTTCAATATTATCTAGAGCTAAATCTAGTGTTCTTAAATCAAAGAGAAGTTTTTTCGCAACTGGTTTAATATTGTTAAGGTCAACAGTTGCTAGGCTCTCTATTTTACTAATATCATCAGCACTTTCTATGGAAACTTGGTATATTGCAATAGAAAAACCCAAGCCAGTAAAAGTTCTCTCTAAGCTGAGGAAATTGCCATAATTATCTAGAGCAATGAGATCGGTTAAACCACTATCGAATCTGGGAGAAAGATTAAAAAGAGGTGCTATTGCTTCAGTTTTGTAAAGAAATTCTTTTTCTGGCTTTCTCGTTCTAAGATTGTATTGTAAAATGCGGCAAGGGCTGCTAACTTTTGGTTTAGCTTGTGAACCATCTTGCAAAAGAGCATTTTCAGTTGCACTAAACAAGTATCTCTTATCTGGGGTAATAGTCAGAGACTCAAAAGCTAAATTGTTCCGAATTCCCCTTTTACCACTTTTGTCAGGTAAAAATTTATTTGAAATAGGTAGAGATGTCAGTTCTTGACCGGAAGATATTGAAAATTCTTTAATAAAAGGGTTTATTTGCTGTCTGACATCGCCTTCAGAAGAAACAAATACAGTCTCATTACTGAGAGCAATTCCCTCTGGATCGAGGCTTCCAGTCGGGAAAGTTTGTTTGGCTTCATTTAAGAGTGTAGTGACACCAACAGGAACTACATCTCCATTTTTTAGCAATCCACGACTCAGGTCGATTTTTAATGTATAGAAGCGAGCAGGTGCTTTATCACTGCGGTCATCAGATATAGTGTAAAAAAGTTGCTTTTTGGAATCGTAAGTTATACCTGAAAACCCTCCCATTGGAGTTTTTTGAAAAGAGAAACTTGTTGGAAAACTAGCAGAACCTATAAAATCTATTCCTGTTATCGGAACAAATGGTGCGGGAAAATCGATAAAAAAGATACCTAGAATGAGAATTGGAATAATTAAAAAAAGAATTGTTGGAAATTTAAATAGTTTTTTCAAAAATTGAGTCATGGTTAATTGCTAATGGCTAATAGCTAATGGTTAATAGCTATAAGAATTGTATCTGATTTTACCATATACATAAATGGACTTACCCACCCAAAACTATAGCTGCTTTTATGTGAATTACATCACAATATCTTAAATAATGTCGAAATCCATCACGGTAAATATTCATTATTTAGGTATTGGCATTTACAGAGAACTACTATATAGAGTTCATGAGCCATTCATTCATTAACCCTATCTCCTTACCTCACCATTAGCTATTAGCCATTAGCCATTAGCTCTTTAAAAAAAATCAACCAGCCAATCTTTTACGCTGCGGGTTGCACGACAATCGTCTTCATTGTAACGTTGGATAATTTCTAATAAAGTACGATCGCCTGTTTGCAACCATCGATCGTACCAGTAAATACATTTAGCACCGCTTGCTTCCGAGTCCCGCCATTCAAATCCCAACCAGCGAGCAATGGTTTTCAACGCGTAACTTTCTACTGGTAAAGCTATGTTTTGCGTTAATATCTCATAAACATCAACAAATCGATTCAATACGGGAAATACAGAGCTATAGGGAGTGCGATAAAGTTTGGCTAACCGTTGAACTGTATCAAATTCGTAAATGCAAAAGTGATAAATGGGTGCATCTGGATATTGTTCAACCAAATTTAAAAATTGCTCCCAAATTAATCTTTCATCTTCCTGGCTTTCTGCAAGTAAAGAATAAAATGTTTCTGTATTAGCTTTTCTATCAACAATCAAAACTCCCAACAAGTAATCTAAATGCAGATCGGGTTGTGCTTCAATATCAAAATATATTTCTACTGGCGCTGGGGACAAAAGCTTTTGTAAAGGATAAGTTGTGTTAAAAGGATCTACGTAGCTTCTTTCTGTTTCTTCAATACAAACAGAGTCATTTGAAGTATAAAAATATTCGGGTGTATCTTTTCTTAATGATAAAGTAGGTAAAATAATGGGTCGATTTTCAACTATAGATTGAGCTTGTAAAATCAATTTAGGAGCCACTACACGGTCAAAACCAGGTAGATTTTCTAATTGTGTTGGATGCGTTTTAGCTAAAGATTCTACAGTTGTTATATCTAGTGCTTTTAATTGTTTATAGCGAACAGGTGTGACTCCTGGGAGTAGAGAAAGGTGTTTTTGATTTTGGGCTACTTTATAACAGCTGCTGTACCAAGTGCAAAGACTGCACTTCTGGCGAGAGATAAATACTTCTGGTGGTTCGTCTTGCTCAAGAGTTTGAATCAACTCCTCCACAACTGTTTGCATCTGGGGTTCCCATCTTAAGAGATCGACAGGATAATTCACATCTTTTCCCCGCAAAATTAGCCAAGCTGTTTTCGACTCCACTTGCTGTACTGTCGCTAATACGTAAGCGTGAAATGCTGCTGTAATTTGATATTCCTGTTTGGGGCGTTTACCCAGTTCAACGTTTACCGGAGCATACATCCAATCTCCAAAACGAGACATTCCTGCTTGTTTGAGCAGAATCTCGGGACGGCTGACTAGGGTATACCCTAAGTAATCGCTAGCAGTCAGCACCCCCAGATGAATGCACTCTACTCCTTGCTGCATTAACTCTAACGTCGCAGCTTCACCTGTCTCCCAATCTCCATAACGGTAGTCTGGGCGTTCGTAATTAAATTGTTCCAAAACACTCCGCTTGTGAGCAATTTTGTCTTGTTGCAATTTCAGCAGCAAGTCATTTGCTGGATCTCGCTGACTTCTGTCAGCGCGAAGGTCTAAAAAAGGT
It encodes the following:
- a CDS encoding esterase-like activity of phytase family protein produces the protein MTQFLKKLFKFPTILFLIIPILILGIFFIDFPAPFVPITGIDFIGSASFPTSFSFQKTPMGGFSGITYDSKKQLFYTISDDRSDKAPARFYTLKIDLSRGLLKNGDVVPVGVTTLLNEAKQTFPTGSLDPEGIALSNETVFVSSEGDVRQQINPFIKEFSISSGQELTSLPISNKFLPDKSGKRGIRNNLAFESLTITPDKRYLFSATENALLQDGSQAKPKVSSPCRILQYNLRTRKPEKEFLYKTEAIAPLFNLSPRFDSGLTDLIALDNYGNFLSLERTFTGLGFSIAIYQVSIESADDISKIESLATVDLNNIKPVAKKLLFDLRTLDLALDNIEGFTLGDKLPDGQRSLILVSDNNFNPLQQTQVLAFKLKMEAPIIRLIRHLFSAFGN
- a CDS encoding TM0106 family RecB-like putative nuclease, whose amino-acid sequence is MLINAELLLQYQRCKRRPFLDLRADRSQRDPANDLLLKLQQDKIAHKRSVLEQFNYERPDYRYGDWETGEAATLELMQQGVECIHLGVLTASDYLGYTLVSRPEILLKQAGMSRFGDWMYAPVNVELGKRPKQEYQITAAFHAYVLATVQQVESKTAWLILRGKDVNYPVDLLRWEPQMQTVVEELIQTLEQDEPPEVFISRQKCSLCTWYSSCYKVAQNQKHLSLLPGVTPVRYKQLKALDITTVESLAKTHPTQLENLPGFDRVVAPKLILQAQSIVENRPIILPTLSLRKDTPEYFYTSNDSVCIEETERSYVDPFNTTYPLQKLLSPAPVEIYFDIEAQPDLHLDYLLGVLIVDRKANTETFYSLLAESQEDERLIWEQFLNLVEQYPDAPIYHFCIYEFDTVQRLAKLYRTPYSSVFPVLNRFVDVYEILTQNIALPVESYALKTIARWLGFEWRDSEASGAKCIYWYDRWLQTGDRTLLEIIQRYNEDDCRATRSVKDWLVDFF